The Tenacibaculum sp. MAR_2010_89 sequence ATTAAAAATCAGTTTAGTTATTTTAAATCAAAATCTACCCTATTAAAAACACTCAATTCATTTAGTTTATAAAATAAAAAAGACCTTAAATTCTCATTCAAGGCCTTTTCGTCTAACCAAACTTAGTATAAAAAACTAACTACTACTATCTTTAAAATTATATTTATCTTTTTTAAAAACCTCTCCTTTCAGCATGTTGTCATTTCAGACCATATACAAGGGGAATCTTACTCAGAGAGACTTGGGGTTTATAACAATTATAAACTTAGGGAAAACAAACTATTATAAATGAAATGTTTAATGAACTTATTTAAAACTTAAAACGTTATTTCGTTTCTTGTTACACTATTATGACACTTCTTTTTTCGATAGGTCACATAAAAACAAAAAAAATCTCAAAAAAAATTATTTTTTTGAGATTTTTAGTATAAATATTTTCTTAACACTACTCGATGTTCAGGTATGGACTTATCATAATCCTCGACCAAAATCTCTAGTATTTCCGGGGGTTTAACACCTATTTCTTTTTTTGAAGAATATTTTGAAACATACAAATCATAGGTCACTTTTTCTTCTGAAATATTTTTTTTAAAAATTAAAAAATGTTGCGAATTTAATTCCGAGTAACAAATTTCTTCTCCTAAAAAAGTATCTGATTTATCAACATAAAAATCAGAGAACTCATAATACTTAAAAACATTTTCCATATTAAAGTATTTCAGCAGAAAGTCCTAACTGTAAAAGTTTTGAACATTTAGATTCTAAATCTTTGTATTCGCCAGTTTTAACTGCACATTTTCCTTTATAATGTACTAAAACAGTACATTGTTCAGCTTGTTCTGGTGTATGCTCGCATACACTAACTAAACTATCTATAACAAAGTCAAATGTATTTACATCATCATTATATAAAATAATTTCATGCTTTCTAGTTTCCTCTGTTAAAACATCTAACTCTTCTTGAATTTTCTCAATAGTACTCATCTGTTTTTATTTTTGATATCGTAATGACACCCAATTATTTCTTTGTATAGTTTTATCTAGAGATAATTTATATTTTGATACTTCTTCATCAATGATAGAAATATCTTCTTGATAAAATCCGCTTAACAACAAAACACCATTTTCATTAAGACATTTTGTATATGTTTCCATATCATTTAGCAAAATATTTCTATTAATATTTGCAATGATAACATCATACTGCTTATTTTCTAATAGCGATGAATTTCCTTCATAAACACTAATATGATTACAGTTATTCCTCTGAACATTTTCAATAGAATTTTCATAACACCAAGCATCAATATCAATAGCATCTATTGGTGTTGCCCCTTTCATTTCAGCAAAAATAGCTAAAATTCCTGTACCACATCCCATATCTAATACTTTCTTACCTTCTAAGTCTAATGCTAACAAGTGTTGTACCATCATATGAGTTGTTTCATGATGACCTGTTCCAAAGCTCATTTTTGGTTCTATTACTATATCAAATTTTAAATTTGGGTTTTCATGAAAAGGAGCTCTTATACTCACTTTATCTTCAACTTGTATAGGATTAAAATTCTTCTCCCATTCTGCATTCCAATTCGTTTGCTCTACCTCTCGTTTAGTGTAGGTAATTTTAAATTCTGTAGAACTTAAAATGAAGATATCGTTTAAAATATCTTCACTCCAATCTTGTTTTTGAATATATGCAGTGACTCCTTCATTGCTTTCTACAAAACTTTCAAACCCTACAGTTCCTAACTCAGCTATTAAAATTTCAGTAGCTGGTTCATTAGGAACAACTATAAAATTATACTCTATATAAATACTATCCATTAAATTGCTTCAATTATTGCTAAAAAATCTTCTGATTTTAATGATGCTCCACCAATTAATCCTCCATCTACATCTTCTTTTGAAAAAATCTCTTTAGCATTCGCTGGTTTTACACTTCCTCCATATAATATAGAAATACTATTTGCTGTTTTTTCATCATACTTTTTAGCTAATACTTCTCTAATAAAGGCATGCATTTCTTGAGCTTGCTCAGGTGATGCAGTCTCTCCTGTTCCAATTGCCCAAACTGGCTCATAAGCTAATATAACTTTTGAAAAATCTTCTTTCAATAAATGAAACAATCCTTCACTTAGTTGGTTTTCTACTACTTCAAAATGCTTTTCAGTTTTTCTATCTTCTAATAACTCACCAAAACAAAAAATTACTTCTAAATTATTAGCTAATGCTGTGTTAACTTTTTTTGCTAACAATTCATTAGTTTCATTAAAATACATTCTTCTTTCAGAGTGACCTAAAATAACTACATTAACTCCAACGTCTGTTAACATATCTGCAGCAACCTCTCCTGTATAAGCTCCACTTTTAGCTTCATGCATATTTTGTGCAGCTACTTCAATATTAGATTTTTTAGTTCTTTTTACAGTGCTATTAAGATTTATAAAACTTGGAGCGACAATTACCCTCTTATTTTCAAAATTATTATTTTTCAATCCCTTTCTTATCCCTTTAACAAGCTCTTTAGCTTCTTTAAGGTTTTTGTTCATTTTCCAGTTACCTGCTACGATGTTTTTTCTCAATGTGTTGTTATTTTTAAATTGTGTAGTTAAGAAGGTTTAAGCTTGAGTGCAAAAATACATCATTTTTTTAAGCTTTTTTCAATTAGTTCATCAGTAGATTTTGTAGCATTAAAAACTATTATTTTTTTATTTTTATCTACTACTAAATATCTAGGTATCCAACTTAAATGCAAAAACTCTCCAAAAGGGCCTTCCCATCCAGATTTCATATAATATTGTTCTCCCTTAAGTTGTAGGTTTTCTATTCCTAGTTTCCAATTAGTAATTGATTTATCTAATGATAAATTAATATAAACAATATCAGGATATTTACTTTTTAACTCTATAATACCTGGTAAACTTCTTATGCAATCACCACACCAAGAAGCCCATATATTTAAAACTATTTTCTTTTCAATATGTTTATCTAAAATTTCTTGAAATGTAATTTCATCTCCTTTTAATGTAATAAAAACATCATTTAATGCAGCTTCAGAAAATTCAGACTCATTTTTTACGATACAACTACTTAACAGGATAAGGAAAATTATTGTAAACCTTTTCATTTGTTTAATTTACTTTCTATTTTAGATACTTTAGACGTATTAAACACTTTAAGCTTACCGTTTTTATCTATCAATAAAAATCTTGGAATTGTTTTTAACTTTAAAAATTTAGCTATTTCTCCTTTTCCCTTTTTAGGTATATAATAGTGACTTCCTTTTACTTTTAAAGTTTCTAACCCTCTTTTCCAATCATGGTAAGAATGATCTACTGATAAAAAGACATAATTTATCTTTTTATTATTTTGCTGAAGTTCCACTACATCTTTAAAACTATCTTGACTAAAAGGACAATAACTAGCGTATACCTGTATAATAGTTTCTCTTTTTAAGCCATTCTTCAATATCTCTTTTAGAGTAATAGACTCCCTATTAATAGTTATCAATTTTTCTTCTAAAGGCTTTACAGATATTTTTTTAGGCTGAAAAACTGCACAACTACCAAACAAAAGTGTTACTAAAACTATTACAACAATTCTCATACTATTCTAATTTAACACGTGGATCTAACCAACTATATAAAATATCTACTAAAATATTAATAAAAATAAACAAGCTTGCTATTACTAATACACTCCCCATTATTACAGGTAAATCTAAAGTGTTCAATGAATTTACTATTTCTTTGCCTAATCCATTCCAATTAAAAATATATTCAACAAAAACAGCTCCTGCAAGCATGGATGCAAACCAACCCGAAATTGCTGTTATCACAGGATTTAATGAGTTTTTAAGTGCATGTTTTCTAATCACTTGGAACGTAGTTAACCCTTTAGCCTTTGCGGTTCTTATATAATCTTGATTTAAGGTTTCTAATAATGAATTCCTCATTAATTGAATTATTACAGCTAGTGGACGAATTCCTAAAACTAAAGCTGGTAACACTAAATTTTTCCACTGAATGTATATGTTTTCGCCAAAATCATCTACAACGTACAAGCTTCCAGTCATTTGAAGATTCGTATATTTATGCAAAACAAACCCAAACAACCATGCAAAAACTATTGCTGAAAAAAATGATGGCACACTCATACCAAAGGTACTAACAACAGCTATTAGCCTGTCAAACAATGTGTCTTTATAAATAGCTGATAACACTCCTAAAAATATACCTAAAAACATGGCTATTGTTATTGCAAATATTGCTAATACAGCAGTATTAGGTAATGTTTCTTTTATTACTTCTGAAACATTTTTACCATTCTTTTGAAATGATTGACGTAAATATGGATATTTTAAAACTATAGTTACTTTTCCTATTGATATTAATTTTTGATATTTATACTTTTTTTCTAACAAATATGTATAATCGTCTTTGTTATCACTATGAAAAGATAATGGTGAAACATCATTCAAATAATATAAATACTGGGTAAAAACTGGTTTATCAAAGCCATATTTTTTTCTAATATTTTGTAATTGTTCTGAATTCTCTCTCTGATCTAACATCATTCTAGCGGGATCTCCTGGTAAAATATTAAATAAAAAGAAAATGACAGTAACCACCCCAAAAAGTGTTAGGAAACCATAAAAAATTTTGTTTATAATATATCGGAACATTGATAACAAAGATAATAGAAACTCATAAAAATGTTTACTTTTGCCTAACTTTTATAACAACTCATGACAACACAACAACTTGTATCTGAAATTAAAAA is a genomic window containing:
- a CDS encoding ATP-dependent Clp protease adaptor ClpS, yielding MSTIEKIQEELDVLTEETRKHEIILYNDDVNTFDFVIDSLVSVCEHTPEQAEQCTVLVHYKGKCAVKTGEYKDLESKCSKLLQLGLSAEIL
- the prmA gene encoding 50S ribosomal protein L11 methyltransferase, with the protein product MDSIYIEYNFIVVPNEPATEILIAELGTVGFESFVESNEGVTAYIQKQDWSEDILNDIFILSSTEFKITYTKREVEQTNWNAEWEKNFNPIQVEDKVSIRAPFHENPNLKFDIVIEPKMSFGTGHHETTHMMVQHLLALDLEGKKVLDMGCGTGILAIFAEMKGATPIDAIDIDAWCYENSIENVQRNNCNHISVYEGNSSLLENKQYDVIIANINRNILLNDMETYTKCLNENGVLLLSGFYQEDISIIDEEVSKYKLSLDKTIQRNNWVSLRYQK
- a CDS encoding thioredoxin-like domain-containing protein, coding for MKRFTIIFLILLSSCIVKNESEFSEAALNDVFITLKGDEITFQEILDKHIEKKIVLNIWASWCGDCIRSLPGIIELKSKYPDIVYINLSLDKSITNWKLGIENLQLKGEQYYMKSGWEGPFGEFLHLSWIPRYLVVDKNKKIIVFNATKSTDELIEKSLKK
- the tpiA gene encoding triose-phosphate isomerase, translating into MRKNIVAGNWKMNKNLKEAKELVKGIRKGLKNNNFENKRVIVAPSFINLNSTVKRTKKSNIEVAAQNMHEAKSGAYTGEVAADMLTDVGVNVVILGHSERRMYFNETNELLAKKVNTALANNLEVIFCFGELLEDRKTEKHFEVVENQLSEGLFHLLKEDFSKVILAYEPVWAIGTGETASPEQAQEMHAFIREVLAKKYDEKTANSISILYGGSVKPANAKEIFSKEDVDGGLIGGASLKSEDFLAIIEAI
- a CDS encoding thioredoxin-like domain-containing protein, whose protein sequence is MRIVVIVLVTLLFGSCAVFQPKKISVKPLEEKLITINRESITLKEILKNGLKRETIIQVYASYCPFSQDSFKDVVELQQNNKKINYVFLSVDHSYHDWKRGLETLKVKGSHYYIPKKGKGEIAKFLKLKTIPRFLLIDKNGKLKVFNTSKVSKIESKLNK
- a CDS encoding ABC transporter permease, translated to MFRYIINKIFYGFLTLFGVVTVIFFLFNILPGDPARMMLDQRENSEQLQNIRKKYGFDKPVFTQYLYYLNDVSPLSFHSDNKDDYTYLLEKKYKYQKLISIGKVTIVLKYPYLRQSFQKNGKNVSEVIKETLPNTAVLAIFAITIAMFLGIFLGVLSAIYKDTLFDRLIAVVSTFGMSVPSFFSAIVFAWLFGFVLHKYTNLQMTGSLYVVDDFGENIYIQWKNLVLPALVLGIRPLAVIIQLMRNSLLETLNQDYIRTAKAKGLTTFQVIRKHALKNSLNPVITAISGWFASMLAGAVFVEYIFNWNGLGKEIVNSLNTLDLPVIMGSVLVIASLFIFINILVDILYSWLDPRVKLE